The sequence below is a genomic window from Sneathiella sp. P13V-1.
AGCCACAGCTCCTTTACTTCTTTGAGAGGATGTTTGACGGAGTTTCAAATAGTATTCAACCGCGTCCCAATATGTTGGTATTTGCACACTGCCGAACTTCTTGTGCCGCTCACGCATTTCAGCTTTGAATTCTTCTTCAACTCGTTGTGCCTTGCGCTTGCTAGTTTCACCTGTGGAACGCTTTACGCGCTGGCCCAGCAATTCAAAGTCCATCACATAGGTCTTTGCACCTTTTGGAAGGTATACAGTCATGATTATTTCCCCACGAAAATCCCCACGAATTACCCATACAGATAAACTCGCGGATCCAGTTTAAATCAATTAATTTATGATTTTCAAGGGTTTGAATGGTGCCGCCGGAGAGAATTGAACTCTCGGCCTCTCCCTTACCAAGGGAGTGCTCTACCACTGAGCTACGGCGGCAGCGTGTGCTGTGTAGACGGCGGAATATAGAAGGTTTTCTTTTCATGTCAAAGAAAATCTGCCGCAAAATCACGCAAAAAACGGACGTATTTCAAGCGCCGCTTATTTGATCTAAATTATGCCAATACTTGTTATTTTCATCCATTCAGGATAGTGAGTTTTCTGGTGAAGAGTTAGAAAGCTAAGCGGGATGATTTAATGGCTGAAGACAGCAAAAAATCAGGTAAGGAAAAAGCACGCGAAGAGAAGGCGGATCGTCTGTCAGATGCTTTGCGGGAAAATCTTCGAAAGCGCAAACAGCTGCAACGAGATCGCGGCGCGGGCGCGCCTGACGCCATAAAGAATAAAAACCGCCTTACGGATTGAGTGTTTTCAAGCCTGCCCAAGGTTACACTTGGCCCTTCGCCAAACAATCTGTAATATGCCCCAAACTTGATTAATGGGAGAGTAACACGCATGGCCATCCTATCCGATAAGTGGATCAGATCTGCCGCACAAGAACAGAACATGATTGAGCCGTTTGTGGAAAGCCAGAAACGCGAAGGCATGATCTCTTACGGGCTGTCATCATATGGTTATGACGCACGTGTGTCGGATGAGTTCAAGATCTTCACTAACGTTGATTCGGCCACTGTTGACCCCAAAGCCTTCTCTAACGACAGTTTTGTAGATCGCAAAACGGATGTCTGCGTCATTCCGCCAAACTCATTTGCGCTGGCCCGCACCGTTGAGTATTTCCGCATCCCCCGCGATGTGCTGGTGATCTGCCTTGGTAAATCCACCTATGCCCGCTGCGGTATTATTGTGAACGTAACCCCGCTTGAGCCTGAGTGGGAAGGGCACGTAACCCTTGAATTTTCAAACACAACACCACTTCCGGCGAAGATCTACGCCAATGAAGGGGCGTGTCAGTTCCTGTTCCTGAAAGGGAACGAGCCATGTGAGACATCTTATAAAGATCGCTCCGGCAAATATATGGGGCAAGAAGGCGTTACACTGCCGCGGCTGTAATCGGCCCCATCCTTGCCATAATCAACAGGCAGTAACACGAGGCGCTTTCTTGCATAGCGCCTCTTTTGCTTTTAAAACCTGGGATGATATCCCGAGACCACAGGACATTATTTAAGTATGGACAGCATTCGCATCCGGGGCGGCAAGCCTCTTTACGGTAAAATTGAAATCAGTGGCGCGAAAAACGCCGCCTTGCCGCTTATGGTCGCCTCATTGCTTACAGAAGAAACTGTTACGCTTCATAATCTGCCCCATGTGGCAGACATTACCATGCTGATTAATCTGCTGTGTCAGCATGGCGTGAAAGCCCATTTGAACGGTGAAGGCAATGGCAACGGAAACTCCAACGGTCGTGCAGTGAGCCTGACCGCAAAGGAAATTACCAATACGGTTGCCCCATACGAAATCGTCCGGAAAATGCGCGCTGGCGCGTTGGTTCTCGGCCCCTTGCTTGCCCGCGAAGGCAAAGCAAAGGTTTCCCTGCCCGGCGGCTGCGCCATTGGCACGCGCCCCATGAACCTTCATGTGGATGGCCTTGAAGCCATGGGTGCCAAGATCGAGATTGAAGCGGGTTACATGGTTGCCCACGCCCCAGAAGGTTTGAAAGGCGCGGAAATTCGCTTTGATACGGTCTCTGTTGGTGCAACAGAAGATCTGCTGATGGCGGCCGCTTTGGCGGACGGCGTTACTGTTCTTGAAAATGCCGCGCGGGAGCCGGAAATTACGGACCTTATCCACCTGCTGCAAGCGATGGGTGCAGATATCAAAGGCGAAGGCACAGACCGCCTTGTGATCACAGGTAAAGAAAAACTCCATGGGGCGGACTATACAGTTATGCCTGACCGGATCGAAACCGGAACCTACGCCATGGCCGTCGGGATTACGGGCGGCAAGGTTGAGCTGACGAATACCCGCGCCGACCTGATCGAGGCCGTCATTGAAGTGATGGAAGAGGCTGGCCTTACCATTGAACGCACGGAAGATGGGATGATTGTCAGCCGCGATCCGGAGACCCCTATTCAAGGCGTGGATGTGCAAACGCAGCCATACCCTGGATACCCCACGGATATGCAGGCGCAATTTATGGCTCTCATGGCGGCATCCAATGGCGCGTCCATGATTACCGAAACGATTTTTGAAAACCGCTTCATGCATGTGCCCGAGCTTTCACGCCTTGGCGCTAATATCAATGTTCATGGCAGATCTGCTATGGTACGAGGCACGAAAGAGCTCGCGGGTGCCCCCGTTATGGCGACCGATCTTCGCGCCTCTGTCTCATTGGTGCTTGCCGGATTGGCCGCGAGCGGAGAGACTTTAATTAACCGGGTTTATCACCTCGACCGGGGGTATGAACGTTTGGAAGAGAAATTGGCTGCTTGTGGCGCGGATATTCAGCGGGTACAAGGGGAAGCCTAACAAAATGAACAGGAACAGATTATGGGTGACGGATTAAAGCTGAAAGCCATGGAAGCGGATGAGGTCAATATCCTGTCCGCGGCAATGGAAGGCGCTATTACCAGTCCGGGAGAGATCAGTTATTCTCCGAAGGGCCGTCATTTCACCATGACCTGTTCCCGCTTCATGTGGGAAGATCAAGAAACTTCCAATCAGAGAATTCGTTCAGGATTGTTTATCTCCGACATCCTTGCCGCGAAGCGGCAGAATGTTCCTGAAAAGCCTGAAACGGCAATGGAGTTGCTGTCTATCGAGGCGGTTGCAGGTGACGATGGCTTGGCTGACCTGACCCTTACCTTTGCCGGAAATTGCACCATCGCCCTTTCCGTTGAATGTGTGGATATGACCCTCACAGATGTTGGGGATGCCTGGAAAACAGACGCGGTGCCGCATCATGACCTGGAAAAAGAACAGTCATAAACCGAATTCCTATTTATTTTTTTGAAACATAACCTGATATAAGAACCATACGGTTACAGGAAACGGAGCAAACAAGTGTCCTCCACTGAAGAGTTGGTTATTGCCCTGCCAAAAGGGCGAATTTTGAAAGAGGTGATGCCCC
It includes:
- the dcd gene encoding dCTP deaminase, whose amino-acid sequence is MAILSDKWIRSAAQEQNMIEPFVESQKREGMISYGLSSYGYDARVSDEFKIFTNVDSATVDPKAFSNDSFVDRKTDVCVIPPNSFALARTVEYFRIPRDVLVICLGKSTYARCGIIVNVTPLEPEWEGHVTLEFSNTTPLPAKIYANEGACQFLFLKGNEPCETSYKDRSGKYMGQEGVTLPRL
- the murA gene encoding UDP-N-acetylglucosamine 1-carboxyvinyltransferase → MDSIRIRGGKPLYGKIEISGAKNAALPLMVASLLTEETVTLHNLPHVADITMLINLLCQHGVKAHLNGEGNGNGNSNGRAVSLTAKEITNTVAPYEIVRKMRAGALVLGPLLAREGKAKVSLPGGCAIGTRPMNLHVDGLEAMGAKIEIEAGYMVAHAPEGLKGAEIRFDTVSVGATEDLLMAAALADGVTVLENAAREPEITDLIHLLQAMGADIKGEGTDRLVITGKEKLHGADYTVMPDRIETGTYAMAVGITGGKVELTNTRADLIEAVIEVMEEAGLTIERTEDGMIVSRDPETPIQGVDVQTQPYPGYPTDMQAQFMALMAASNGASMITETIFENRFMHVPELSRLGANINVHGRSAMVRGTKELAGAPVMATDLRASVSLVLAGLAASGETLINRVYHLDRGYERLEEKLAACGADIQRVQGEA
- a CDS encoding DUF2948 family protein: MGDGLKLKAMEADEVNILSAAMEGAITSPGEISYSPKGRHFTMTCSRFMWEDQETSNQRIRSGLFISDILAAKRQNVPEKPETAMELLSIEAVAGDDGLADLTLTFAGNCTIALSVECVDMTLTDVGDAWKTDAVPHHDLEKEQS